The genomic interval TGATCCAGCTGCCGTGGCAGGAACAATGTCCGTATCTGCTGGGTAAAGGTCGTGTTCTCGCCGATGCCGAAGGTCGTTACTGGTGGTGCAGTCTGACCGACGACAACCGCCTGCCACTGCTCAATCATTCGCTGCCGTCATTGCTACCAGGTGCCCTGTTGCAGGCCGCTTTCATCACCTGGAACGGCCGCCACGCTGAGTTGTTCAATGTACACAGCGAACAATGGGGACGATTATCATGCTGACCGAAACGCAACTGCGCGAAGAACAGCTGCGCATCGAGCAATTACAGCAACGCTGGATGGTAGGCAGTAACAGCCCGGTGAGTCTGGAAGATCTGCCCTCCGACTGGCAGCCGCTGTGCCAAGGCATGGCCGCTGAACGCCTGTCCATCATCGCTCTGGCACTGGCCAGCCAACACCAGGAAATACTCTATCAAGATCACCACAGCACGCCGTTGCGATCACGTTCACCACTGCCGGTATTGTCATTACCGGTACTGCCGGAACGCCTGCGCCCCTGGTTCAGGCAGGCCCTGGAAAGCATTCATAAACGTACCCAGATTGGTCACAGTGCGCTGATGCACCTGTTGAGTCAGCGAGGTTATGTTGCCCATCCGGCCGACTGGTTATTGTCTGAAAGTGATGGCGATCTGCCCGACGTCTATCTGCCCTGGCAGCAATGGGTCAGTCAGACCGACGCAGCAATAGCAGAACCAAACACCCTGACCATCGAAAACTGGGATGATTGGTTTCCGGCTCCACGTCTACAGCAACTGAAACAGCTGCGCCGAACAGATCCGGATGCCGCCCGGACATTACTGGAAAGCTGCATCAATCGGGAACCGGCGGACAAACGGCTCAAGCTCACCGAGGTACTGGCCATCCGCCTGACAGCTGCCGACAGCACATTCCTGCAGTCTCTGCTCCAGGATCGCTCCGGAAAAGTTTCGGCACTGGCTACCCAGTTACTGGTCAGACTCGGACATTATCCGGCAGATGACCAGAACCGAAGTCAGCTCACCGAAGAGCTGGCCTCTACTCTGGAGCTGAAAAAAGCCGGCCTGATCCGGAAACGCCTGCATCTGTCCAGCAAACCGCTGAACAATAAGACCCGCCAGGCTATTCGCACTCAACAGCTTGAAACCGTGATTCTGGTGGAACTGGCCGCAACCCTCGATATCAGCATCACGCAACTGCTCGACAGCTGGCAGTTTTCCCAGCATCGCTCCAGCGACAACCAGGCATTTGTCACCAACGCCGTCAATACCCTGGCCGATGACCTGCTGCCGCCACTGCTGGACAATCTCATGAGTTACCTCGCGGGTGAACCGGAGGAATTGTGGTTATTAAGGTTATTGGTTCCACGACTGTCAGCACCGCAGCGTCATGACATTCTTCAGACCTTGATCAAACAAAAAGGCACCGGACTGGAGTTTCACAGCTGTCTGGCATTTCTGTCGGAACCACTGACCACCCTGAACTGGCAAACATTAACCAGCACCAATGCCTGGAAAACCTTACAGGAAAGCATCAAAACCCAATTGACCGACAGCCGTTACCTTGATGATCCGCTGATCGACCGCGAACTGGTCGCCCTGGGACTCATGTTACCAGCTGAGCTGGCTGCACAGGTTCTCCAGCATCTCTGGCAGACCGGCGTGCAGCAGGCGGATCCCGTCACCGACCTATTAAAATTAAATGCAGAATTAAGGACATCATTATGAGCAATGTACTTCGCCAGGCCGTTGAGCTGACTTACCAGGCAGAACTGGATGCACTGAAAGCCGAGGATCACGGCCACAAACCGGCCAACTGGAGCCTGTCTCCACGTGCGGTGGTGACGTATCTCATGGGAGGTAAAACCGCCGATGGAACCGACATCAGCGCCAAATATATCGGCCATCGCCGGCTGATCGAAACAGCGGTTGCCACCCTCGCCACCGACCGGGCATTGTTACTGCTCGGCGTACCCGGCACTGCAAAGTCGTGGGTTTCCGAGCATCTGGCCGCCGCCATTTGCGGCGACAGCACCCGCGTCATCCAATGTACTGCCGGTACCGATGAAAACCAGATCCGCTATGGCTGGAACTATGCCCAGCTGCTGGCGCACGGTCCAAGCCGCGAGGCACTGGTACCAACACCGCTGTTCCGTGCCATGGAGTCCGGCACATTATGCCGGCTGGAAGAACTGACCCGTATGGGATCAGATGTTCAGGACACCCTGATCACCGTATTGTCTGAAAAAATGCTGCCGATTCCCGAACTGAACGATGTCGTCTATGCCCAGCGCGGTTTCAACATTATTGCCACGGCCAACAATCGTGACAAAGGCGTGAATGAACTGTCATCAGCACTGAAACGCCGCTTCAACGTCGTGGTGCTGCCATTGCCGGACGACTTCAACGAGGAAGTGGAAATCATTGCCCGCCGGGTCGCTGAAATGGGCTCCAGTCTGGAGCTGCCGGTGCCAGCCAACGCCCGCGACGAAATCGAAAAAGTGGTGACGATCTTTCGTGAATTGCGCGGCGGCGAAACCCTGGATGGCAAAGTGGCGCTGAAAACCCCTACCGGCAATCTCTCCACGGCGGAAGCCATTGCCGTCATGGTGGGCGGGCTCAGTCAGGCCAGCTGGTTCGGCGATGGCCGTTTCAGCGCTTTGGATATCAGCAGCAATCTGATCGGCGCGATTGTGAAAGACCCGGTGCAGGACAAAGCCGTGTTAGAGGAGTACCTGGAGACGGTGCTGAAAAAGAGACGCGAATTTGCCGATTACTATCACACCATCAATGACGTGTTATAAGGACTCCGCACGTGTCCAAGTCTGACATTCACTATCTTGGCATCCGTCATCACGGGCCGGGTTCTGCCAAACGGTTGGTCGCCGCGCTGGACACCCTGCGCCCGACCCAGCTGTTGATCGAAGGTCCGGCGGACTGCTCGGAACTGATGAGCATGCTGGCAGATTCCGGCATGCAACCACCGGTAGCGCTGCTGGCCTATGCGGCCGACAATCCCGAGCACAGTATTTATTATCCGTTCGCAGAATTTTCACCGGAGTACCAGGCCAGCTGTTGGGCCATGCGGCATCAGGCGGAGTTGCACCTCATCGATATTCCGGTTGGTATTCAACTGGCCGGTAACAAATCTGATGAAACAGAGGATGGCGATGAAAGCAGCGAAACCGATGAATCGGATGAATCGGCCAGCCCCTCAAATGACGATCACCCGCAACTGTTTGAAGACCCCATTGCGGTTCTGGCCCGACTATCAGGCTATCAGGACAGTGAAGCCTGGTGGAATGATCTGATCGAACAGAACCACGATGACGACCTGGCCATTTTCGATACCGTCGCACAGGCCATGGCAGCACTACGGGAAAGCATCACGGAGGAACATCCCTCACATTCCAGAGACCTGGTTCGTGAGGCCTATATGCGTCGTGAAATCAGCCGTTTGAGCACAACCACCGAAGGTCCGACGGTGGTTGTTTGTGGTGCCTGGCATGTACCGGCCTTGCAGGCCCAGCACAGCAGTAAAGATGATCGCGCCCTGATTGCCACTCTGGCCAGGAAACTGCCGGCCAGCAAACTGAAAAGCACCTGGATACCCTGGACATCTCCACGCCTGGCAC from Gynuella sunshinyii YC6258 carries:
- a CDS encoding DUF5691 domain-containing protein, producing the protein MLTETQLREEQLRIEQLQQRWMVGSNSPVSLEDLPSDWQPLCQGMAAERLSIIALALASQHQEILYQDHHSTPLRSRSPLPVLSLPVLPERLRPWFRQALESIHKRTQIGHSALMHLLSQRGYVAHPADWLLSESDGDLPDVYLPWQQWVSQTDAAIAEPNTLTIENWDDWFPAPRLQQLKQLRRTDPDAARTLLESCINREPADKRLKLTEVLAIRLTAADSTFLQSLLQDRSGKVSALATQLLVRLGHYPADDQNRSQLTEELASTLELKKAGLIRKRLHLSSKPLNNKTRQAIRTQQLETVILVELAATLDISITQLLDSWQFSQHRSSDNQAFVTNAVNTLADDLLPPLLDNLMSYLAGEPEELWLLRLLVPRLSAPQRHDILQTLIKQKGTGLEFHSCLAFLSEPLTTLNWQTLTSTNAWKTLQESIKTQLTDSRYLDDPLIDRELVALGLMLPAELAAQVLQHLWQTGVQQADPVTDLLKLNAELRTSL
- a CDS encoding ATP-binding protein, with translation MSNVLRQAVELTYQAELDALKAEDHGHKPANWSLSPRAVVTYLMGGKTADGTDISAKYIGHRRLIETAVATLATDRALLLLGVPGTAKSWVSEHLAAAICGDSTRVIQCTAGTDENQIRYGWNYAQLLAHGPSREALVPTPLFRAMESGTLCRLEELTRMGSDVQDTLITVLSEKMLPIPELNDVVYAQRGFNIIATANNRDKGVNELSSALKRRFNVVVLPLPDDFNEEVEIIARRVAEMGSSLELPVPANARDEIEKVVTIFRELRGGETLDGKVALKTPTGNLSTAEAIAVMVGGLSQASWFGDGRFSALDISSNLIGAIVKDPVQDKAVLEEYLETVLKKRREFADYYHTINDVL